A genomic window from Chitinophaga pollutisoli includes:
- a CDS encoding GNAT family N-acetyltransferase produces the protein MMITIRKAERKDCARMMDLVRELALYEKAPEQVTVDLSHFEESGFGPNPVWWAFVAEEDGVIAGMALYYIRYSTWKGQRMYLEDIVVTDSHRGKGIGKLLFDQLLVEAREKKFSGMMWQVLDWNEPAINFYKKYDAKFDPEWLNVSIDL, from the coding sequence ATGATGATTACGATCCGAAAAGCAGAAAGAAAAGATTGCGCCCGCATGATGGACCTGGTGCGCGAACTGGCTTTATACGAAAAAGCACCCGAACAAGTCACCGTTGACCTCAGCCATTTTGAAGAATCGGGGTTCGGGCCTAATCCGGTATGGTGGGCGTTTGTAGCAGAAGAAGACGGCGTTATCGCCGGCATGGCGCTCTATTACATCCGCTACTCCACCTGGAAAGGCCAGCGCATGTACCTGGAAGATATTGTGGTGACCGACAGCCACCGCGGTAAAGGCATCGGCAAGTTGCTGTTCGACCAGCTGCTGGTGGAAGCGCGCGAGAAGAAATTCTCGGGGATGATGTGGCAAGTGCTGGACTGGAACGAGCCCGCCATTAACTTTTACAAGAAATACGACGCCAAATTCGATCCGGAATGGCTGAACGTCAGCATCGACCTCTGA
- a CDS encoding DinB family protein, producing the protein MKELLLQLARHNAWANQRLMKALAGLPGERLDRDMGSSHPSLRATVLHIWNAESIWYQRLHLASPVVPAATVFRGETEELARLFVKQSDDLAAFVATASPARLAHTVEYNSVALGVCKTPVEQILLQSFTHSAYHRGQLVTMLRQQGATKIPSTDFIEYTSKKK; encoded by the coding sequence ATGAAGGAACTTCTGTTGCAATTGGCGCGGCACAACGCCTGGGCGAACCAGCGTTTGATGAAAGCGCTGGCGGGCCTGCCCGGCGAGCGGCTGGACCGCGACATGGGAAGCAGCCACCCCTCCCTGCGGGCAACGGTATTGCATATCTGGAATGCGGAAAGTATCTGGTATCAGCGGTTGCACCTGGCAAGCCCGGTGGTACCGGCGGCAACGGTCTTCCGGGGCGAAACGGAAGAGCTGGCGCGGTTGTTCGTAAAGCAGAGCGATGACCTGGCGGCGTTCGTAGCTACGGCGTCCCCCGCGCGGCTGGCGCATACAGTGGAGTATAACAGCGTGGCGCTGGGCGTTTGCAAAACGCCGGTGGAACAGATACTCCTGCAGTCGTTCACCCATTCCGCCTACCACCGCGGGCAGCTGGTGACGATGCTGCGGCAGCAGGGCGCCACTAAAATACCTTCCACGGATTTCATCGAATATACCAGCAAGAAAAAATAA
- a CDS encoding aminotransferase class I/II-fold pyridoxal phosphate-dependent enzyme yields the protein MQPSPLTGFSSVCVHAGHEQDPRYAHLTPIYASSTYVYDSAEQGMRRFSGQEDGFIYSRWDSPNFREAEAKIAALEAFGLTGPDGSPLQLKAKLHASGMGALSTLFLAHLKAGDKVLSHYSLYGGTEELFMKILPPLGIEAIITDMRDLNKTEDILRNDPSIRMMYLETPANPTLRCVDLEALIAMAQQHNLISAVDNTFATPYLQQPFAFGADYVFHSTTKFLNGHGTAIGGVLIGRDVERMSGPVEKVHRLLGANSNPFDAFMLTQGIKTLEVRMERHCHNAMEVAGFLDGHPAIASVNYLGLADHPDFMIASRQMKHPGAMLSFELKGGLEAGKKFIDKLQMCLRAVSLGTTDTLICHPASMTHYSVPKELREKYDITDGLIRMSTGLESVTDILNDLDQALA from the coding sequence ATGCAACCTTCACCGCTCACAGGTTTCAGTTCGGTTTGCGTGCATGCAGGCCATGAGCAGGACCCGAGATACGCGCACCTCACCCCCATTTACGCCTCTTCCACCTACGTATATGATTCCGCCGAACAAGGCATGCGCCGGTTCAGCGGGCAGGAAGACGGGTTTATTTACTCCCGCTGGGACTCGCCCAACTTCCGGGAAGCGGAAGCCAAAATTGCCGCCCTGGAAGCTTTCGGGCTTACCGGCCCCGACGGCTCGCCGCTTCAACTAAAAGCGAAGCTGCATGCCTCCGGGATGGGCGCGCTTTCCACGCTCTTCCTCGCCCACCTCAAAGCGGGCGACAAGGTGCTGTCGCATTACTCCCTTTACGGCGGCACCGAAGAGCTTTTCATGAAGATCCTCCCGCCGCTGGGGATCGAGGCCATCATCACCGACATGCGCGACCTGAACAAAACGGAAGACATCCTCCGCAACGATCCCTCCATCCGCATGATGTACCTCGAAACACCCGCCAATCCCACCCTGCGGTGCGTGGACCTCGAGGCCCTCATCGCCATGGCGCAGCAGCATAACCTCATCTCCGCGGTCGACAATACCTTTGCCACGCCCTACCTCCAGCAGCCGTTTGCTTTCGGGGCGGATTACGTCTTCCATTCCACCACCAAATTCCTCAACGGCCATGGCACCGCGATCGGCGGCGTGCTTATCGGGCGCGACGTGGAGCGGATGAGCGGACCGGTGGAAAAAGTGCACCGCCTCCTCGGCGCCAACTCCAACCCTTTCGACGCATTCATGCTCACGCAAGGCATCAAAACCCTGGAAGTGCGCATGGAAAGGCATTGCCATAACGCCATGGAAGTTGCCGGATTCCTCGACGGGCACCCGGCCATCGCTAGCGTCAATTACCTCGGCCTGGCAGACCACCCGGATTTCATGATCGCCTCCCGGCAGATGAAACATCCTGGCGCCATGCTGAGCTTTGAACTGAAAGGCGGGCTGGAAGCCGGCAAAAAGTTCATCGACAAACTGCAGATGTGCCTCCGGGCCGTGAGCCTCGGCACCACCGACACACTCATCTGCCACCCCGCTTCGATGACCCATTACAGCGTTCCGAAAGAACTGCGCGAAAAATACGACATCACCGACGGCCTCATCCGCATGAGCACCGGCCTCGAATCGGTGACCGACATCCTGAACGATCTTGACCAGGCCCTGGCATAA
- the ruvA gene encoding Holliday junction branch migration protein RuvA has product MIAYLNGKLAFKSPAMVHLDVNGVGYEVQISLHTWTQIGGLETCKLLTYVHIKEDAHTMYGFFSDAERSMFLQLISVSGVGAGTARMMLSSLTPEDVQRAIVMENEKMLEGVKGIGNKTAKRIILELKDKVKKHREETVYLSPQTHNSIEEDALNALVTLGIARNMAEQAVRKVLKAEPQLHELEVLIKKSLKNL; this is encoded by the coding sequence ATGATAGCATACCTGAATGGCAAACTTGCCTTCAAATCCCCCGCCATGGTACATCTGGACGTAAACGGCGTAGGTTACGAAGTCCAGATCAGCCTCCATACCTGGACGCAGATCGGCGGTCTTGAAACCTGCAAGCTCCTGACTTACGTACATATCAAGGAGGATGCCCACACGATGTACGGCTTTTTTTCCGACGCGGAAAGGAGCATGTTCCTCCAACTGATCAGTGTTTCCGGGGTAGGGGCCGGTACGGCCCGGATGATGCTGAGCTCGCTCACGCCGGAAGACGTACAGCGGGCCATCGTCATGGAAAACGAGAAGATGCTGGAAGGCGTGAAAGGGATCGGGAACAAAACGGCCAAGCGTATTATCCTGGAACTGAAGGATAAAGTGAAAAAACACCGCGAGGAAACCGTATATTTATCTCCCCAAACCCACAATAGTATTGAGGAAGATGCGTTAAATGCTCTGGTAACCTTGGGTATTGCCAGAAACATGGCCGAACAGGCGGTACGGAAGGTGCTGAAAGCGGAGCCACAATTGCATGAGTTGGAGGTACTTATCAAGAAATCCCTCAAAAATTTATAA
- a CDS encoding NrtR DNA-binding winged helix domain-containing protein has protein sequence MSHGSFYANAPRHLVAVDCIIFGFEDGKLKLLIIQRKVDPLEGAWSLVGGFVQEDESTDHAAIRVLRQTTGIRDIYMEQLRTYGDANRDTGARVISLAYYALIRISEHDRMLAQEHGAHWLNLHQIPGLIFDHNTMLNEALERLRDKAKFHPIGFELLPEKFSLPQLRNLYEEIYQRPLDKRNFRKKILAMDILEKLDEKDKSTSKKGAHLYRFDRKKYDALTQHGFVFEI, from the coding sequence ATGAGCCATGGATCGTTTTACGCCAATGCACCGCGGCACCTGGTGGCAGTGGACTGCATTATTTTCGGGTTCGAAGACGGGAAGCTGAAACTATTGATCATCCAGCGGAAAGTAGACCCGCTGGAAGGTGCATGGTCGCTCGTGGGCGGATTTGTGCAGGAAGATGAGAGCACCGACCATGCCGCGATCCGCGTGTTGCGGCAAACTACCGGTATCCGGGATATTTACATGGAGCAGCTGCGCACGTATGGCGATGCCAACCGGGATACCGGCGCCCGCGTGATATCCCTGGCTTATTACGCCCTCATCCGGATCAGCGAGCACGACCGCATGCTGGCGCAGGAACATGGCGCCCACTGGCTCAACCTCCACCAGATCCCCGGGCTGATATTCGACCACAACACCATGCTAAACGAAGCGCTGGAACGCCTGCGCGACAAAGCCAAATTCCACCCCATCGGCTTCGAGCTGCTCCCCGAAAAGTTCTCCCTGCCCCAATTGAGAAATTTATACGAAGAAATTTATCAACGGCCGTTAGATAAACGTAACTTTAGGAAGAAAATCCTCGCGATGGACATCCTGGAGAAACTGGATGAGAAAGACAAAAGCACCTCCAAGAAAGGCGCCCATCTCTACCGGTTCGACAGGAAAAAGTACGATGCGTTGACCCAGCATGGATTTGTTTTTGAGATTTAG
- a CDS encoding beta-ketoacyl-ACP synthase III, with amino-acid sequence MSKITAAITAVGGYVPDYVLTNQELEKLVETTDEWIMTRTGIKERRILKGEGKGTSELCVPVALEICKKRGISPLEIDLLIVATVTPDMVFPATANVVTDKIGAKNAFGFDIGAACSGFLYALDTGSKFIESGKYKKVMVIGADKMSSIIDYTDRTTCIIFGDGAGGVLLEPNTEGFGLIDSVLKSDGHGREFLNMKAGGSNYPASAETVANRQHYVFQEGKTVFKYAVANMADAARTIMDRNQLTADDVAWLVPHQANLRIISATADHMGVPKEKTMINIHRYGNTTAGTIPLCLWEWESQLNKGDNLILAAFGGGFTWGASYIKWAYDGKKA; translated from the coding sequence ATGAGTAAAATAACAGCCGCCATAACGGCGGTGGGTGGGTATGTTCCCGACTATGTACTGACTAACCAGGAGTTGGAAAAACTCGTTGAAACGACAGACGAATGGATCATGACCCGGACCGGCATCAAGGAACGGAGGATACTGAAGGGAGAAGGAAAAGGTACTTCCGAGCTGTGTGTACCGGTAGCGCTCGAGATCTGCAAAAAAAGAGGCATCTCCCCGTTAGAGATCGACCTGCTCATCGTGGCTACGGTGACGCCAGACATGGTGTTCCCCGCCACCGCGAACGTTGTTACGGATAAGATCGGCGCCAAAAACGCCTTCGGTTTCGACATCGGCGCCGCCTGCTCGGGCTTCCTCTACGCCCTGGACACCGGCTCCAAATTCATCGAAAGCGGCAAATACAAGAAAGTAATGGTGATCGGAGCCGATAAAATGAGCTCCATCATCGATTATACCGACCGCACCACCTGCATCATCTTCGGCGACGGCGCCGGTGGCGTGCTCCTCGAACCCAACACCGAAGGGTTCGGCCTCATCGACTCCGTCCTGAAATCCGATGGCCATGGCCGTGAATTCCTCAATATGAAGGCCGGCGGCTCCAACTACCCCGCTTCCGCCGAAACCGTTGCCAACCGCCAGCACTACGTATTCCAGGAAGGAAAAACCGTATTCAAATACGCTGTTGCCAATATGGCCGATGCAGCCCGCACCATCATGGACCGCAACCAGCTCACGGCCGATGACGTGGCCTGGCTCGTGCCCCACCAGGCCAACCTCCGCATCATCTCCGCCACGGCCGACCATATGGGCGTTCCCAAGGAAAAAACGATGATCAACATCCACCGCTACGGCAACACCACCGCCGGCACCATCCCCCTCTGCCTTTGGGAGTGGGAATCCCAACTGAACAAAGGCGATAACCTCATTCTCGCAGCCTTCGGCGGCGGGTTCACCTGGGGCGCCAGCTACATCAAATGGGCATACGACGGCAAAAAAGCATAA